Below is a genomic region from Brassica oleracea var. oleracea cultivar TO1000 chromosome C9, BOL, whole genome shotgun sequence.
CACGTTGGAACCATCTGCAAACAGAAGAAAGAACACAGTCCATGACATTCTCCAAGAAGTGCATTCGACAGCATAGGTGTTGAAAGGAAACATGCTTTTACCTTGATAGCAAAGCGACAAGGCAAGTTTGCAAACCCTGAAGATAGAAAAGGTACACACACCCATATAAGACTTCAAACCGGTTTGTCAATTCAATTTAAGTAGGATCGTATGTCGGAACAGACTCATACTGAGAAAATGCAGATAAAAGAACAGAAGTAAAAAATAAGTTGGTACCTCAACACCACCAATGCAGAAAACAACCACAAGAAGCTCCACAAACCAATAAGACATAAGCTTGTAAAGAACAACCAGGAAGCCCGAAGCAAGAAATACGAAACAAATAGCTGAAAGAGTATTGATCTCCACGACACCACTACCCCCATCATTTGTGCTAGGGATTTCGTCTATAGCATCCTACATTTTTGCAACAAACAAAAAAAAAATGATTAGAAGTAAACATCATTACGTAAGAGCAACAACACTGACAATAAAACCATAAACAACGCCATGTGAATGTTTTCTCAAAAGTAGACAAATGCCACAAGGAGGGGCCCAGTTCATTAGAAAAGCCATCTGTTGCCTATCCATTTTCTTGGATTTTTATGTTGACACAGCATTTCCGAAAATAGGAAAGTAAAATGGTAAAGAAATGGCAAAGTGTTGTTCAGTGTGTTATAAATGCCTTTTCTTCCTCGTTACCAACTACTTTGTCCCTTTCATCATTAGAATTTCATAAGAAGGGGAAGGGACTTAATTATTGTCAGCTTACGTTATCCTTATCTATTCAACTAAGTGTTCCTAGCCTAACACTAGTATTCCCAAAATAAGTACAAACCTTGAGTAGCTTATCATGTTCAATAGCTGCTTCTCGGGCACTCCATGCGGACCAATAAGAAGCACACAAAATGGTACCGATAGCCATTAACCACAAAAAGACTTCGGCTACATCAACAGCTGGTCGTCTTGGGGAGTAAAGCTGCACCGACACTATAAAAAGTAGGAAAGATCCGCGAGTTGAATGATTCATATTAAACGAATGGTTCTGAAGCATATCGTGATTAAAAAAAAAGAAGCTAAACAGATAATCGTATCTAAGATGGCGTACCTTTAGAACTGTTGATAAGCATTTTTTCCAAGGTTGCACCAGCGTCTTGTGGGAGCATGACGGCAGGAATCTGAATGTCTAAATCCGTTTCATCCGGTTCACAAACCATTTTGTAAAGTTCTATCAAACAAACAACCCCAAAAAACAGATACTCAGTATAAGTGATTGCTACAATAAGATAAAGATCAAAGCAATAAGAAAACTTAAACAAGAACAAAAAAAGATCAACATACCTTTCTGGTTATTAATGATTAATAGAGCAGAGGCACCAGCAGCTTCGGCATTATTAGCCTTAGCTGTAAACCGACAGTTGCCACGGTCCACAATAACAACATCTCCAATAAGCTAACAAAGATTGAAAACCGGCAAGTTTACGTATTAGTTTGAAAGCATTGATTCCAAGCACAACTTTGTACCTTGGTCCTGAGAGGTGAACAACAATCACGAGGATTAGCAAAAACAACATGAGTCTGGTTAGCGTTCTTCTCCTTGGAGACAATCCGCCTCCCAAATCTAGCACCAACGCCAACAAACTCAGCATCTTCAGTACCATCAATCCACGTTTGAACTTTAACCTAAGGGAAGAAGCAGGTGGCATATCATTAAAAAAAAAACATAAACTTTGCACCAGATCTTACTCCACTTGTCACTTCATAAAAGAAACAAAAAGTCATCGATTGCAGAGATGTTTGAACAAACAAGAGACTTATTCATCAGAGGAAAAAGGTACAAAAGTTCACAACTTCAATTAGTTCTTAGGATCCAACGGGGTCACTCCACAACCCACAAGTAACTTCATTGCTAAGGAAGAGAAATGAAAAACAAAAGTGAAGTAAAACCCAGAATCGCGGAATCTATAACTTAGATCAACTACGACTGAGAGTTGAAGCTCAAGAAGTTACTAAACCAATCTCCCAGAAAAGAGGGAAATTATCAAAATTGGTTAGGGAATCTTCGAAATTAGTCAAAGAGAAAGCGGCTGAATTGGGAGTAAGAAGAGTACCAAAACGAAGTCGTTTTCGCAACCTGGCTTCTTCGGAGCTAAATCGTCTTGATGAACTATATCACCGGCGGTGACTGTATACAGGAGAGAGACGAGTAAGATCGAAGCAGAAACAAGAAGAATCCGGAGAAATCGGAGCGAATCCATGGAATGCTCGCTCCCAAGGATTCACCTACTTCTTTTATCTAATCACACGCAGAAACAATGAGAGAGAGAGAGAGGAGTGAAACACGGGACGGGATGCTTGATTAATAAAAAACAAATGGGAATTTTTACATTTATCGAATATCAGTGTATGTGGAATGTGACGTAAGCGCGTACAAAAATGGCAAACGACGCCGTTAGGTCGTTACTGGACCGGTTTAGGTTGTTATCTTCCAATCTTTTAGTCGATATCTGAGATGATGCAATTTCTACCGGGGAACGGGATGATATAATACGTCAGTTAACTAAAACCATACTGAATTTTGACGTTTGTTGTCTCGGACATACCCATGTTGTTTTGTTGTTTGTCTAATCAAATTACTATTATTTATATTGATTGTTTCCGATTATCTCTATAAATATTATTGGTTTCCAGGTGTACCCGACGACTAATTGATATCGTCAATCTTTTAATTTCTGACCTAATTTTTTTATTTTATATATGTTATTCAGTAAAAAAGGCTATTCCATGCTTATATTTCCTAGTATTTTGTTTTACGTCATGTATAGCACTAGACCTAAGCTTAGTTTATTGTTCATTCAATCATGTATTCAAGAAATTTATTTACCAAATTTTGAAACCGTAACGTCTGTTTAAATTTATTTTTATTTTTCAGAGAGAGCCCGGCCGTTTCGATCGAATTTGGTTTTGTTGGTTCCGTCTGAATTGGTTAATCCAAACAGAACACACCGGCTATCTCTAAATCACCACATACCCAACCACTTACACGGTTACACTATCGTTTGTTAGTACACTTCTTCTTCCATACTTAGAATCTTCTTCTCATTCTCTCCCCTGCTGCACTAACAATGAGAAACAAAACAAACTCTTATATCTTTCAAGCAACCTGTTTCCATTTTCATCATTTCAACTAATTAAACGGAAGAACTTATAATGATGAAGCTCATGAACGTATTGTAATGTCTCGGGGTATTCTTCTCGATCATCATAGAACTCTTTCCTATCACCTTCAAGCTGATATATATATGTTTAATGGCCGTTCAGATAAAGATCATTGGAACCAGTACGGATGAAAGCAGCAACTATTGGAACAACTTCAAGTGGTCTCAACACGAAAAATCCTCATGCCCTAGCATCTTCCAAGGTGACCAAGAAGGCATGCATCGCATAGGTGGGGATAATGAAGTTTATGGACACAGTAGTAGCTATCTAACCTATACTAAAAGGGGAATATGGTGAGCAGAGAGGCTGTCCACGTCCTCATTTAAAATCAACCAATGAAAAATAAGCTTTTTGCCACGTCAATATCTTTGACTTAGAAAGGGCATTTCGGTTGGGCTTTGTAAAAATTATAAGCCCCATCTCCAGCCCAAAACCTATTTTGTTGCAAGCTTGTGATTCCTCGACTCTTCCACTTTGTCTTTTCCGATCTCTGAGTTGCGAGTTTAGCGTTACCTTGGCAACTTCTGATCAATCAATGATCTTTAAACTCTTCTTCAATATTCGTTCCACCTCTCTATTCTTCATCCTTCAAAGCCAGACGTTTCATTGTTTTATCAACAGCTTGCTATAAATTTAGGGCTATACAAACGAGCCCTCATTACCCCAAACCAAGTTCTCTGCATTTCTTATTTTTCTACTCCCTTTCTCCGTTATGGCTAACTTCGATTTTGCCTTCTTACTTTACATTCGACAATCTGAATCTTTGTCGTTTTCTAAAGAGATTGTCCGGCGGCGACTCATTCTTCGCGGGGATTATTAGGTTTTTAATCTCTCTTTTCTGTTCAATTGCTATTAATCTCGATACCAAGAGCTTCTCGCAGATACACATGTTAATTAGTTAACACACAGTGATGATTTTCACTCTCTATTGTGAGTAAATACCTAACAGGGGGTTACATATTGCTGTTCAGATTTTAGACAACTGTGGATACTAAGCCACCATCAAAGGGAAAGAACAGGACTGGTATTATTGTTGGCGTCATTGTTGGCTTAGGACTTTTGAGCATCCTTACGGGTGTTGGTATCTTCATCATACGAAAAAGAAGAAAGCCGTACACTGATGATGAAGGTAATAAGAACTCTTTTTTCTTTCTTGAGCTGAAAATGTTTTGGCATCAAACTGGAATATTCATCTTTCAGATTGCTTCATTTTAAGAACTGTTCTTTTTTTTTTTCTCGCAGAGCTGCTTAGTATGGAAATAAAGCCTTTCACATTTACTTATTCGGAACTTAAAAGTGCAACTCAAGATTTCAATCTCTCAAACAAGCTTGGAGAGGGTGGGTTTGAGCCTGTTTATAAGGTAAGTCCCATACCAAAGTATCTGCATATACGTTGAAAGAATATCATAAAAACTTAAGCTAATGGGGAAAAAAGGGAAGAAGATGATATTCTTTCAACGTATATGCAGATACTTTGGTATGGGACTTACCTTATAAACAGGCTCAAACCCACCCTCTCCAAGCTTGTTTGAGAGATTGAAATCTTGAGTTGCACTTTTAAGTTCCGAATAAGTAAATGTGAAAGGCTTTATTTCCATACTAAGCAGCTCTGCGAGAAAAAAAAAAGAACAGTTCTTAAAATGAAGCAATCTGAAAGATGAATATTCCAGTTTGATGCCAAAACATTTTCAGCTCAAGAAAGAAAAAAAGAGTTATTATTACCTTCATCATCAGTGTACGGATTTCTTCTTTTTCGTATGATGAAGATACCAACACCCGTAAGGATGCTCAAAAGTCCTAAGCCAACAATGACGCCAACAATAATACCAGTCCTGTTCTTTCCCTTTGATGGTGGCTTAGTATCCACAGTTGTCTAAAATCTGAACAGCAATATGTAACCCCTTGTTAGGTATTTACTCACAATAGAGAGTGAAAATCATCACTGTGTGTTAACTAATTAACATGTGTATCTGCGAGAAGCTCTTGGTATCGAGATTAATAGCAATTGAACAGAAAAGAAAGATTAAAAACCTAATAATCCCCGCGAAGAATGAGTCACCGCCGGACAATCTCTTTAGAAAACGACAAAGATTCAGATTGTCGAATGTAAAGTAAGAAGGCAAAATCGAAGTTAGCCTTAACGGAGAAAGGGAGTAGAAAAATAAGAAACGCAGAGAACTTGGTTTGGGGTAATGAGGGCTCGTTTGTATAGCCCTAAATTTATAGCAAGCTGTTGATAAAACAATGAAACGTCTGGCTTTGAAGGATGAAGAATAGAGAGGTGGAACGAATATTGAAGAAGAGTTTAAAGATCATTGATTGATCAGAAGTTGCCAAGGTAACGCTAAACTCGCAACTCAGAGATCGGAAAAGACAAAGTGGAAGAGTCGAGGAATCGCAAGCTTGCAACAAAATAGGTTTTGGGCTGGAGATGGGGCTTATAATTTTTACAAAGCCCAACCGAAATGCCCTTTCTAACTCAGAGATATTGACGTGGCAAAAAGCTTATTTTTCATTGGTTGATTTTAAATGAGGACGTGGACAGACTCTCTACTCACCATATTCCCCTTTTAGTATAGGTTAGATAAGACAAGTCGACAACCACACGTATACCGTTACTAGTCAAACAATCATATTAATGTTCCACCAGTTTTTGTATAATAACAATACGACTAGATTATCCTAACATACGTTGACCAGAAAAATATTATATATCCTAATACAATCTCAATTCTTTGTTGTATGCGAAAATAATTTCACTGGATTAATAATTCATTTTTTTCACTGGTGGCATATTTATATCAAATAAGTGAAACAACTTAATTCAATAAGCAAATGATTGATAAATCGTATATTATAGTTAACAAAAACAATTTTTTAGAGCATCTCCAAAAAAATTTATCTATTTTGAAGTTTTCAAAATTTTATATTTAAAGTTTAAAAGTGTTTTTCCCTAAAAACAAAACTTTAAATTTAACTTCAAAATTATTTTTATTTTATACTATAGTCCTTATATTTATCATAATTAATTTAGATTTATAAAATTTTTATAAATAAAATATATAAAAAATATTACATCAATATTAATTAACAAATGTTACATTTATATATATAATTATAAATAGAAATATGGTATAAATATTAAACTAAGAGAAAAATACTACATTATTTCACAAAGTTATTTCCACAATGCTCTCATATATGATCTTTTTTTGGAACAGTTCTCATATATAATCAACTAGTGCATTTAGAAGTAAAAAATGATGTTGTTTGAGCTAAAAATGATTGAAATCATGTATCCTCATTTTTCGCCATATGATCAATGAGAAAACGGCAAAAAAAAAACTCTGAACTTAAAAAAAAAAACCAAAAAAACTCCGACTCGTATTTGAGCCAAAAAAAAACTTCATTTTTTTTTAAAATTAGCTGTTTTAATTCTAGTCTTTTGTTGACTCAGCTATATTAAAAATTCGAATAAGTCAACTGTTAAAGATGTAAACGTATGTTAACTCTGAAAACGTCCTCCTTCTAAAACCTAATTATACATTAACGAAACATCGTCGTTTTACGTCTGTAAACTCACAAACATCATCTACAAACCTAGACCCCAAATCAAAAACCCTAGATTTTCCTATTCTGTACTCTCTCAATCCCCAAATCTCAGAGTTATTGACGACACAGAGGATGGCTAGGACGATGGGGTTACTTCGGGGTTGTCGTACTGAGGAACCTGAAGTATAAAGTGTTAGGGAAGCTAGAGAAGCTACAATTGAGCAAGAGAATCAAGTGGATGAAGAAGGTGGCGATGAAGGTGATAATGAGGCTGATCATAATGATATTGAGGCTGAGAAGAATGGTATTGGTGTAGAAGAAGAAGTTGTCGGGGATTTTAGAGTTCACTTTGGAGATGATGCAGGAGACGAAGATGTGAGTGACGGAGACAGTGGTGATGACATTTGGGATGATGATAAAATCCCAGACCCATTGTCATCTGATGACGATGAAGAAGAGTATGAGCGTAGAGAAGAGGTTGCAAATACACTTGGTTGTAAAGAGCTTATCTATTTGGGGAAAACGTACGGATGTGCGTCTGATTTTAAAGTGGCTTTGCTTAGATACTCTCTGCGATCTAGGTATGAAATCAAGCTTTACAAGTGTTGTGCTAAGTCAGTTGGTGCAAAATGCACTGATGTGGAGTCTAAGTGTCCTTGGAGAATTTATTGTTCATATGAAAGAAGAAGACATAAGATGCAAGTGAATGTATATGCGAATGAGCATTGTTGCATTAGGTCAGGGTACTCGAAGATGTTGAAGACTTCTTCTATTGCCATGCTCTTTGAGGAAAGGTTAAGAATAAATCCTAAGTTTACTAGGACAGAAATGGCGGAAGACAGAAATGGCGGAAGACATAAAGCGAGAATATAATCTCACAGTCACTGAGGAGCAGTGTGGAAAAGCAAATTCTAAACTTTACAGAGGAAGGAAAGGCAGCCATGAAGCCCACTTTTCTCGGATTTGGGACTACCAAGCTGAGGTCCTAAAATCTAATATGTACTATACTATGAAGATTGAGACTGTTACAGGGCCTGTGGTACAGAGCAAACAGAAATTTGATCGCCTCTACCTGTGTTTTACAACTCAAAGATAGACCTGGATTGGAACTTGTAGGCCCATCATTGGTCTAGATGGAGCATTTCTCAAATT
It encodes:
- the LOC106319275 gene encoding signal peptide peptidase-like 2, giving the protein MDSLRFLRILLVSASILLVSLLYTVTAGDIVHQDDLAPKKPGCENDFVLVKVQTWIDGTEDAEFVGVGARFGRRIVSKEKNANQTHVVFANPRDCCSPLRTKLIGDVVIVDRGNCRFTAKANNAEAAGASALLIINNQKELYKMVCEPDETDLDIQIPAVMLPQDAGATLEKMLINSSKVSVQLYSPRRPAVDVAEVFLWLMAIGTILCASYWSAWSAREAAIEHDKLLKDAIDEIPSTNDGGSGVVEINTLSAICFVFLASGFLVVLYKLMSYWFVELLVVVFCIGGVEGLQTCLVALLSRWFQRAGDSYIKVPFLGPISYLTLAVSPFCIVFAVLWAVYRERSLAWIGQDVLGIALIITVLQIVHVPNLKVGTVLLSCAFLYDIFWVFVSKKLFHESVMIVVARGDKSGEDGIPMLLKIPRMFDPWGGYSIIGFGDILLPGLLIAFALRYDWLANKTLRTGYFIWAMVAYGLGLLITYVALNLMDGHGQPALLYIVPFTLGTMLTLARKRDDLWILWTKGEPERACPHHVRLEQCSE